DNA from Flavobacterium aestivum:
GAAGCTAGTTTATTTTAGCCCCAATATTTTTCATCAAGAATTACAACCAATTTATGATTTGCAAATTATGGCTTTTTAAATATTCATTAGCTTGACTAAAATGTCTATTTCCAAACCATTTTCCTTGATTAGCACTCATAGGCGAAGGATGGCCAGATTCTAAAACCAAGTGTTTAGTACGATCTATTTTAGCCCCTTTTTTTTGTGCAAAACTCCCCCAAAGCAAGAAAACCACATTTTCCTTTTCCTCTGATATTTTTTTAATAACGGCATCCGTAAAAACATTCCATTTGAGGTGTTTGTGACTATTTGGACTATCTTTTCTCACAGTTAATGATGCATTGAGCAGTAAAACACCTTGTTTTGCCCAAGATTCCAAGTTTCCTGAACTTGGCAAGAAAATAGAATCAAGATCAGTAGTTAATTCCCTAAAAATATTGCGTAACGATGGCGGAATTTTAACCGAATCATTAACCGAAAAAGATAAACCATTAGCCTCACCTTCTCCATGATAAGGATCCTGACCAATGATTACAATTTTTAGATTCTCTAAAGAACAGTTATTAAAAGCTGAAAAAATTAAATCTTTTGGAGGAAAACAAGTAGAGTTTTGATATTCCTGATCAACTTCCTGAATCAAATCCTGAAAATAAGATTTTTCAATTTCATCAGATAATAAGGTTTGCCAAGAAGGAATTAAATCGATTTGCATATTCAAAAATTATTCAACAAAGATACAGGAAGTTTTGTACGTGATTTGTAAAACAATCCAACAAAAAAACTACAATTTTACGATGAATTGTTCACTTTTCCTGTTTTATCAATCTCATAAAAATAACCCTATGTTTCTTTCTCAAATAACCTTATTTTTGTATCGTAAAATCAAATTATTAAATGATCTCCATTACCGAAAAAACATTACAAGATTTACAATTTCCCACGGTACTCGAAACGATTTCTGATATCTGTAATACCGACATAGGAAAGCAAAAAGCTTTAGAAATAACCCCTTTTAGAGACAAAGAGTCTTTGATGAGCGCATTATTGCAGACATCAGAGTATGTTTCCTCTTTTCAAAATAACAATGCAATTCCTAATCATGGCTTTGATGCCATTACAAACGAGATTAAATTTTTAGCCATCGAAGACAGCTTTCTGGAGGTAGGAGGTTTCAGGAAAATTGCCACAATATCAGAAACGACCAATGTTCTTTTGGCTTTTTTAAATAAATTCAACGACTACTACCCTAGCCTTTGTGCCAAAAGTTCTGGAATTCAGCTAACCAAAGAAATCGTTACGCTTGTTGATGCGGTTGTAGATAAATATGGAGAGATAAAAGACAATGCTTCTCCCCGACTTTTGGAAATACGCCGAGAAATGAATTTGGTTCGAGGAAAAGTGAATCAAAGTTTTGGTTCAGCCTTGACACAATACAACAGTTTGGGATATCTGGACGATATCAAAGAAAGTTTTGTGCAAAACCGTCGTGTTTTGGCAGTATTAGCCATGTACAGACGAAAAGTAAAAGGCTCTATTTTGGGAAGTTCCAAAACCGGAAGTATTGCCTACATAGAACCCGAAAACACACTGAAATATTCTCGTGAACTCAGCAATCTGGAATATGAGGAAAAAGAGGAAATCACAAAGATTCTAAAACAATTAACGAATGCCATTCGTCCGTTTTTACCTTTATTGATCCAGTATCAAGATTTCCTGAGTGATATAGACGTAATTGCTGCCAAGGCGAAATATGCCAATAGAATCAACGGAATTTTGCCAACAATTACTGAGGAACGCCGTCTATATTTCAGAGACGCCTTCCATCCTATTTTATACTTGACTAATAAACAAAAGAAAGAAGTCACACATCCGCAAACAATCGAATTGAGTCAGGAAAACAGAATAATTGTTATTTCTGGTCCTAATGCAGGAGGTAAAACCATTTCCATGAAAACCGTTGGTTTATTACAATTGATGTTGCAATCTGGAATGCTAATACCAGTTCATGAACGTAGCGAAACATTTTTATTCGACCGTATTCTTACAGATATTGGAGACAACCAATCAATTGAAAATCACCTAAGTACATATAGTTACCGATTAAAGAACATGAACTACTTCTTGAAGAAGTGTAACAGGAGAACAATGTTCTTAATCGATGAATTTGGTACTGGATCTGACCCTGAATTAGGAGGTGCTTTGGCCGAAATTTTCTTAGAAGAATTCTATCACCGTGAAGCTTTCGGATTGATCACAACTCATTACTCGAATCTAAAAATTCTTGCCAACGAATTGCCTTGCGCCACGAATGCCAACATGCTATTTGACGAAAAATCATTAGAGCCTATGTATAAATTGGTTTTAGGACAGGCAGGAAGTTCTTTTACTTTTGAAGTAGCTTTAAAAAACGGAATTCCTTTTAGTCTAATCAACCGTGCCAAGAAAAAAATTGAGATTGGGAAAGTTCGTTTTGACAAAACCATAGCCAATCTACAGAAAGAGCGCTCTAAATTGGAAAAAACTTCCATAAATTTAAAGGAAGAAGAAACCAAAGCGCGTGAAGAAGGCAAAAAAATGGAAGACATCAATGTAAAAATCAAGCAAAAATTGGAAAGCTATCAAGAACTCTATGACAGCAACCAAAAAACAATTTATATTGGTCAAAAAATAGAAGACATTGCCGAAAAATATTTCAACAATAAAAACAAAAAAACTCTCATTGGCGAATTTTTGAAAATCGTTGAAATAGAAAATTCCAAACGCAAAAAAGCCACTCCAAAAGAGGCTAAAGCAATTATTCAAAAGAAGAAGGAAGTTATTGAGGAGGTTTCAGTTGTAGTTGAAGAAATCCGAAAGGAAAAGAAAGAAAAGAAACTAAAACCTGTTGTTGTAAAGCCAAAAGCTATTTTAAAAGTGGGTGACCGCGTACGAATGTTAGACGGAAAATCAGTAGGAAGTATTGATAAAATAGAAAAAAATAAAGCAGTCGTAAATTATGGTCTGTTTACCTCCAAAGTAAGTCTAGACGACTTGGAATTGGTAGAAGCTGTTAAAAAGTAATTTCTTAAACCCTATAAGGGTCATTGCGAGGAACGAAGCAAACTCACTTAGTATGTCCGTCTCAATAATCTATAAAGTCTTCTCATGCTAGTGAGTTTGCTTCGTTCCTCGCAAAGACATACCAAAAAACTTAGATATGCAAAATCTCCCTCAAAATAAAAAAATAATCCTCTTTGATGGTGTTTGCAATCTATGTAATTCTGCTGTGCAATTTATTATCAAGCACGACAAAAATGATGTTTTCCGGTTTGTGGCTTTACAGTCAGAATTGGGTCAAGAAATCCTCACCTATATAGGCATTGATTCAAAAAATATTGACAGTATTGTTTTGTACGAACCTAGAGTTGCTTACTATTACAAATCAGATGCTGCATTACAAATTTCAAAAAGCTTAAACGGATTATTTTCGCTTGGAA
Protein-coding regions in this window:
- the ung gene encoding uracil-DNA glycosylase; translation: MQIDLIPSWQTLLSDEIEKSYFQDLIQEVDQEYQNSTCFPPKDLIFSAFNNCSLENLKIVIIGQDPYHGEGEANGLSFSVNDSVKIPPSLRNIFRELTTDLDSIFLPSSGNLESWAKQGVLLLNASLTVRKDSPNSHKHLKWNVFTDAVIKKISEEKENVVFLLWGSFAQKKGAKIDRTKHLVLESGHPSPMSANQGKWFGNRHFSQANEYLKSHNLQIINWL
- a CDS encoding endonuclease MutS2; the encoded protein is MISITEKTLQDLQFPTVLETISDICNTDIGKQKALEITPFRDKESLMSALLQTSEYVSSFQNNNAIPNHGFDAITNEIKFLAIEDSFLEVGGFRKIATISETTNVLLAFLNKFNDYYPSLCAKSSGIQLTKEIVTLVDAVVDKYGEIKDNASPRLLEIRREMNLVRGKVNQSFGSALTQYNSLGYLDDIKESFVQNRRVLAVLAMYRRKVKGSILGSSKTGSIAYIEPENTLKYSRELSNLEYEEKEEITKILKQLTNAIRPFLPLLIQYQDFLSDIDVIAAKAKYANRINGILPTITEERRLYFRDAFHPILYLTNKQKKEVTHPQTIELSQENRIIVISGPNAGGKTISMKTVGLLQLMLQSGMLIPVHERSETFLFDRILTDIGDNQSIENHLSTYSYRLKNMNYFLKKCNRRTMFLIDEFGTGSDPELGGALAEIFLEEFYHREAFGLITTHYSNLKILANELPCATNANMLFDEKSLEPMYKLVLGQAGSSFTFEVALKNGIPFSLINRAKKKIEIGKVRFDKTIANLQKERSKLEKTSINLKEEETKAREEGKKMEDINVKIKQKLESYQELYDSNQKTIYIGQKIEDIAEKYFNNKNKKTLIGEFLKIVEIENSKRKKATPKEAKAIIQKKKEVIEEVSVVVEEIRKEKKEKKLKPVVVKPKAILKVGDRVRMLDGKSVGSIDKIEKNKAVVNYGLFTSKVSLDDLELVEAVKK
- a CDS encoding thiol-disulfide oxidoreductase DCC family protein: MQNLPQNKKIILFDGVCNLCNSAVQFIIKHDKNDVFRFVALQSELGQEILTYIGIDSKNIDSIVLYEPRVAYYYKSDAALQISKSLNGLFSLGIIFKIIPTGIRNRLYDYIAKNRYKWYGKKESCMIPSPELKIKFLE